One Rattus norvegicus strain BN/NHsdMcwi chromosome 20, GRCr8, whole genome shotgun sequence DNA segment encodes these proteins:
- the Rnf5 gene encoding E3 ubiquitin-protein ligase RNF5 isoform X1, producing MAAAEEEDGGPEGPNRERGGASATFECNICLETAREAVVSVCGHLYCWPCLHQWLETRPDRQECPVCKAGISREKVVPLYGRGSQKPQDPRLKTPPRPQGQRPAPESRGGFQPFGDAGGFHFSFGVGAFPFGFFTTVFNAHEPFRRGAGKNFPLAPTGVLSWPYKVVKLSFPLQVWIWGRVTQPPAGKIPCSCSSPSFSFSGCSVFEPHLLPAHLQLEENQYWESLAGPSLLPDHPLTSMTHLFAEASFGRTWGGVSSMLTMGVPAAVYCWPSSTDTPSLED from the exons ATGGcagcagcagaggaagaggacGGGGGCCCCGAAGGGCCAAATCGCGAGCGGGGCGGGGCGAGCGCGACCTTCGAATGTAATATATGTTTGGAGACAGCTCGCGAAGCTGTGGTCAGCGTGTGTGGCCACCTCTATTG ttgGCCCTGTCTCCATCAG TGGCTGGAGACACGGCCAGACCGGCAAGAATGCCCGGTGTGTAAAGCCGGAATAAGCAGGGAGAAGGTCGTCCCTCTTTATGGTCGAGGGAGCCAGAAGCCACAGGATCCCAG atTGAAAACCCCACCCCGCCCTCAGGGCCAGCGGCCAGCTCCGGAGAGCAGAGGG gGGTTCCAGCCATTCGGTGATGCAGGGGGATTTCACTTCTCCTTTGGTGTTGGCGCCTTCCCCTTTGGCTTCTTTACCACCGTGTTCAATGCCCACGAGCCTTTCCGAAGGGGTGCAGGTAAGAATTTTCCCTTGGCTCCCACCGGGGTCCTCTCCTGGCCCTACAAGGTTGTGAAGCTTTCCTTTCCCCTACAGGTGTGGATCTGGGGCAGGGTCACCCAGCCTCCAGCTGGCAAGATTCCTTGTTCCTGTTCCTcgccatctttttctttttctggctgCTCAGTATTTGAGCCGCATCTCCTCCCTGCCCACCTCCAGCTAGAGGAGAATCAGTATTGGGAGTCCCTTGCTGGCCCTTCCTTGCTTCCGGACCACCCTCTTACTTCCATGACCCATCTCTTTGCCGAGGCCTCTTTCGGGAGGACGTGGGGAGGAGTGAGCAGTATGCTTACCATGGGAGTGCCTGCTGCTGTGTACTGCTGGCCCAGTAGCACAGACACGCCCAGCCTGGAGGACTAG
- the Gpsm3 gene encoding G-protein-signaling modulator 3, with protein MEAERPQEDGEQSLPQDDQGWPPVNSTARPWRSAPPSPPPPGTRHTALGPRSGSLLSLQTELLLDLVAEAQSRRLEEQRAAFHTPKVPPSLAPTPPRLLEDKEQLYSTILSHQCQRIEAQRSDPPLPPGGQELLELLLRVQGGGRMEDQRSRPPTHTC; from the exons ATGGAGGCTGAAAGACCCCAGGAAGATGGTGAGCAG AGTCTCCCTCAGGATGATCAGGGCTGGCCCCCTGTGAACTCCACCGCTCGGCCTTGGAGATCTgcacctccctcccctcctcctcctggaaCCCGACACACAG cCCTGGGGCCCCGTTCTGGCTCCCTGCTCTCCCTGCAGACTGAGCTCCTTCTGGACCTGGTGGCTGAAGCCCAGTCACGCCGTCTAGAGGAACAGAGGGCCGCCTTCCACACCCCCAAGGTTCCCCCAAGCCTAGCCCCAACCCCACCCCGGCTTCTTGAAGACAAAGAACAGCTCTACAGCACCATACTCAGTCACCAG TGCCAGCGGATTGAAGCCCAACGGTCCGACCCGCCCCTTCCCCCCGGCGGGCAGGAGCTCCTGGAGTTGCTGCTCAGAGTTCAGGGTGGAGGTCGAATGGAGGACCAAAGATCTCGGCCCCCTACACACACCTGCTGA
- the Rnf5 gene encoding E3 ubiquitin-protein ligase RNF5, translated as MAAAEEEDGGPEGPNRERGGASATFECNICLETAREAVVSVCGHLYCWPCLHQWLETRPDRQECPVCKAGISREKVVPLYGRGSQKPQDPRLKTPPRPQGQRPAPESRGGFQPFGDAGGFHFSFGVGAFPFGFFTTVFNAHEPFRRGAGVDLGQGHPASSWQDSLFLFLAIFFFFWLLSI; from the exons ATGGcagcagcagaggaagaggacGGGGGCCCCGAAGGGCCAAATCGCGAGCGGGGCGGGGCGAGCGCGACCTTCGAATGTAATATATGTTTGGAGACAGCTCGCGAAGCTGTGGTCAGCGTGTGTGGCCACCTCTATTG ttgGCCCTGTCTCCATCAG TGGCTGGAGACACGGCCAGACCGGCAAGAATGCCCGGTGTGTAAAGCCGGAATAAGCAGGGAGAAGGTCGTCCCTCTTTATGGTCGAGGGAGCCAGAAGCCACAGGATCCCAG atTGAAAACCCCACCCCGCCCTCAGGGCCAGCGGCCAGCTCCGGAGAGCAGAGGG gGGTTCCAGCCATTCGGTGATGCAGGGGGATTTCACTTCTCCTTTGGTGTTGGCGCCTTCCCCTTTGGCTTCTTTACCACCGTGTTCAATGCCCACGAGCCTTTCCGAAGGGGTGCAG GTGTGGATCTGGGGCAGGGTCACCCAGCCTCCAGCTGGCAAGATTCCTTGTTCCTGTTCCTcgccatctttttctttttctggctgCTCAGTATTTGA
- the Agpat1 gene encoding 1-acyl-sn-glycerol-3-phosphate acyltransferase alpha isoform X1: MKTRDKGQVDRKLDNYSGKAGVLDRKGELNARVQKVTRMELWPGAWTALLLLLLLLLSTLWFCSSSAKYFFKMAFYNGWILFLAILAIPVCAVRGRNVENMKILRLLLLHVKYLYGIRVEVRGAQHFPPTQPYVVVSNHQSSLDLLGMMEVLPDRCVPIAKRELLWAGSAGLACWLAGVIFIDRKRTGDAISVMSEVAQTLLTQDVRVWVFPEGTRNHNGSMLPFKRGAFHLAVQAQVPIVPIVMSSYQDFYCKKERRFTSGRCQVRVLPPVPTEGLTPDDVPALADRVRHSMLTIFREISTDGLGGGDCLKKPGGAGEARL, encoded by the exons ATGAAGACCAGGGACAAAGGGCAAGTGGACAGAAAGCTGGACAACTATTCGGGGAAAGCCGGAGTCCTGGACAGAAAAGGTGAACTTAATGCTCGAGTTCAGAAG GTGACCAGAATGGAGCTGTGGCCCGGGGCCTGGAcggcgctgctgctgctgctcctcctcctgctgtccACCCTGTGgttctgcagctccagtgccaaGTATTTCTTCAAGATGGCCTTCTACAATGGTTGGATCCTCTTCCTGGCAATACTCGCGATCCCTGTGTGCGCCGTTCGAGGACGCAATGTCGAGAACATGAA GATCTTGCGTCTGCTGCTGCTCCACGTCAAATACTTGTATGGGATCCGAGTGGAGGTGCGGGGGGCTCAGCACTTCCCTCCCACACAGCCCTACGTTGTTGTCTCCAACCACCAGAGTTCCCTCGACCTGCTTG GAATGATGGAGGTACTGCCAGATCGCTGTGTGCCCATTGCCAAGCGTGAACTATTATGGGCTGGCTCTGCCGGGCTGGCCTGCTGGCTGGCAGGAGTCATCTTCATTGACCGGAAACGCACAGGAGACGCTATCAGTGTCATGTCCGAGGTGGCCCAGACCCTGCTCACCCAGGAT GTGAGAGTCTGGGTTTTTCCTGAAGGAACAAGAAACCACAATGGCTCCATGCTGCCCTTCAAACGAGGCGCCTTCCACCTTGCAGTACAGGCCCAG GTCCCCATCGTCCCCATTGTCATGTCCTCCTATCAAGACTTCTACTGCAAAAAGGAACGCCGCTTCACCTCTG GGCGATGTCAGGTCCGGGTGCTGCCCCCAGTGCCCACAGAAGGGCTCACACCAGATGATGTCCCAGCTCTGGCAGACAGAGTCCGGCACTCCATGCTCACCATCTTCCGGGAGATCTCCACTGATGGCCTGGGTGGTGGCGATTGTCTAAAGAAGCCTGGGGGAGCGGGCGAGGCCCGGCTCTGA
- the Pbx2 gene encoding pre-B-cell leukemia transcription factor 2 — MDERLLGPPPPGGGRGGLGLVGGEPGGPGEPPGGGDPGGGSGGVPGGRGKQDIGDILQQIMTITDQSLDEAQAKKHALNCHRMKPALFSVLCEIKEKTGLSIRSSQEEEPVDPQLMRLDNMLLAEGVAGPEKGGGSAAAAAAAAASGGGVSPDNSIEHSDYRSKLAQIRHIYHSELEKYEQACNEFTTHVMNLLREQSRTRPVAPKEMERMVSIIHRKFSAIQMQLKQSTCEAVMILRSRFLDARRKRRNFSKQATEVLNEYFYSHLSNPYPSEEAKEELAKKCGITVSQVSNWFGNKRIRYKKNIGKFQEEANIYAVKTAVSVAQGGHSRTSSPTPPSSAGSGGSFNLSGSGDMFLGMPGLNGDSYPASQVESLRHSMGPASYGDNIGGGQIYSPREMRANGGWQEAVTPSSVTSPTEGPGSVHSDTSN, encoded by the exons ATGGACGAGCGGCTGCTGGGGCCGCCCCCTCCGGGCGGGGGCCGTGGGGGTCTGGGGCTGGTAGGTGGGGAGCCCGGGGGCCCTGGCGAGCCTCCCGGTGGCGGAGACCCcggtggggggagtgggggggtcCCGGGAGGCCGAGGGAAGCAAGACATCGGGGACATTCTGCAACAGATAATGACCATCACCGACCAGAGCCTGGACGAGGCCCAGGCCAA GAAACACGCCCTAAACTGTCACCGAATGAAGCCTGCCCTGTTTAGTGTCCTGTGTGAAATCAAGGAGAAAACTG GCCTTAGCATTCGCAGCTCCCAAGAGGAGGAGCCAGTGGACCCACAGCTGATGCGCCTGGACAACATGCTTCTGGCAGAAGGTGTGGCTGGACCCGAGAAGGGGGGCGGCTCTGCAGCGGCAGCTGCAGCCGCGGCAGCCTCCGGAGGTGGCGTGTCCCCGGATAACTCCATCGAACACTCGGACTATCGAAGCAAGCTTGCCCAAATCCGCCACATCTACCACTCAGAACTGGAGAAGTATGAGCAG GCATGCAATGAATTCACAACTCATGTCATGAACCTGCTGAGGGAGCAGAGCCGCACTCGTCCTGTGGCCCCCAAGGAGATGGAGCGCATGGTGAGCATTATCCACCGGAAGTTCAGCGCCATCCAGATGCAGCTGAAGCAGAGCACCTGTGAGGCCGTCATGATCCTGCGCTCTCGATTCCTGGATGCCAG GCGAAAACGCCGGAACTTCAGCAAACAGGCCACTGAGGTCCTGAATGAATATTTCTACTCCCACCTGAGTAACCCCTACCCTAGTGAGGAAGCCAAAGAGGAGCTCGCCAAGAAGTGCGGCATCACCGTCTCTCAG GTTTCCAACTGGTTTGGTAACAAGCGGATCCGCTATAAGAAAAACATCGGGAAGTTCCAAGAGGAGGCAAATATCTATGCTGTGAAGACAGCCGTGTCCGTCGCCCAGGGCGGCCACAGCCGCACCAGCTCTCCAACGCCCCCTTCCTCTGCAG GCTCTGGCGGCTCTTTCAATCTCTCAGGATCCGGAGACATGTTTCTGGGGATGCCCGGGCTCAATGGAGATTCCTACCCTGCTTCCCAG GTGGAATCTCTCCGACACTCGATGGGGCCAGCGAGCTATGGGGATAACATCGGGGGAGGCCAGATATATAGTCCTCGAGAAATGCGG GCCAATGGTGGCTGGCAGGAGGCTGTGACCCCGTCCTCGGTGACATCCCCGACAGAGGGACCAGGAAGTGTTCACTCTGACACCTCCAACTGA
- the Agpat1 gene encoding 1-acyl-sn-glycerol-3-phosphate acyltransferase alpha isoform X2, producing the protein MELWPGAWTALLLLLLLLLSTLWFCSSSAKYFFKMAFYNGWILFLAILAIPVCAVRGRNVENMKILRLLLLHVKYLYGIRVEVRGAQHFPPTQPYVVVSNHQSSLDLLGMMEVLPDRCVPIAKRELLWAGSAGLACWLAGVIFIDRKRTGDAISVMSEVAQTLLTQDVRVWVFPEGTRNHNGSMLPFKRGAFHLAVQAQVPIVPIVMSSYQDFYCKKERRFTSGRCQVRVLPPVPTEGLTPDDVPALADRVRHSMLTIFREISTDGLGGGDCLKKPGGAGEARL; encoded by the exons ATGGAGCTGTGGCCCGGGGCCTGGAcggcgctgctgctgctgctcctcctcctgctgtccACCCTGTGgttctgcagctccagtgccaaGTATTTCTTCAAGATGGCCTTCTACAATGGTTGGATCCTCTTCCTGGCAATACTCGCGATCCCTGTGTGCGCCGTTCGAGGACGCAATGTCGAGAACATGAA GATCTTGCGTCTGCTGCTGCTCCACGTCAAATACTTGTATGGGATCCGAGTGGAGGTGCGGGGGGCTCAGCACTTCCCTCCCACACAGCCCTACGTTGTTGTCTCCAACCACCAGAGTTCCCTCGACCTGCTTG GAATGATGGAGGTACTGCCAGATCGCTGTGTGCCCATTGCCAAGCGTGAACTATTATGGGCTGGCTCTGCCGGGCTGGCCTGCTGGCTGGCAGGAGTCATCTTCATTGACCGGAAACGCACAGGAGACGCTATCAGTGTCATGTCCGAGGTGGCCCAGACCCTGCTCACCCAGGAT GTGAGAGTCTGGGTTTTTCCTGAAGGAACAAGAAACCACAATGGCTCCATGCTGCCCTTCAAACGAGGCGCCTTCCACCTTGCAGTACAGGCCCAG GTCCCCATCGTCCCCATTGTCATGTCCTCCTATCAAGACTTCTACTGCAAAAAGGAACGCCGCTTCACCTCTG GGCGATGTCAGGTCCGGGTGCTGCCCCCAGTGCCCACAGAAGGGCTCACACCAGATGATGTCCCAGCTCTGGCAGACAGAGTCCGGCACTCCATGCTCACCATCTTCCGGGAGATCTCCACTGATGGCCTGGGTGGTGGCGATTGTCTAAAGAAGCCTGGGGGAGCGGGCGAGGCCCGGCTCTGA
- the Pbx2 gene encoding pre-B-cell leukemia transcription factor 2 isoform X1, which produces MNRVVGEHSRGRTPHRQARNPGGRATLHPTAGSAGPGANPASPRPPRRSPPPPAAARPASPRPRLLPVPPLLPSSSSRSPPPAASLAPPSPSSLLSHTHPRLGLLSLSLRLHFLRRRGPGSPVGVPRRHPGSPLQCRGEPPKGAGRRVAGRGWGGGSSGPSEFGGEVTRRGEGRAGRGPQGPPPAMDERLLGPPPPGGGRGGLGLVGGEPGGPGEPPGGGDPGGGSGGVPGGRGKQDIGDILQQIMTITDQSLDEAQAKKHALNCHRMKPALFSVLCEIKEKTGLSIRSSQEEEPVDPQLMRLDNMLLAEGVAGPEKGGGSAAAAAAAAASGGGVSPDNSIEHSDYRSKLAQIRHIYHSELEKYEQACNEFTTHVMNLLREQSRTRPVAPKEMERMVSIIHRKFSAIQMQLKQSTCEAVMILRSRFLDARRKRRNFSKQATEVLNEYFYSHLSNPYPSEEAKEELAKKCGITVSQVLRGLRRRYWERGPGERVPLDPLRPTPQVSNWFGNKRIRYKKNIGKFQEEANIYAVKTAVSVAQGGHSRTSSPTPPSSAGSGGSFNLSGSGDMFLGMPGLNGDSYPASQVESLRHSMGPASYGDNIGGGQIYSPREMRANGGWQEAVTPSSVTSPTEGPGSVHSDTSN; this is translated from the exons ATGAACCGAGTTGTCGGAGAACATTCCAGAGGCCGGACTCCGCACCGCCAGGCTCGGAACCCAGGTGGCCGAGCCACCCTCCACCCCACCGCTGGCTCGGCCGGCCCCGGGGCCAACCCTGCCTCTCCACGGCCGCCCCGCCGCTCCCCGCCTCCACCCGCCGCCGCCCGGCCTGCGTCTCCCCGCCCCCGACTCCTCCCcgttcctcctctcctcccctcctcttcctcccgctcccctcccccagccgcCTCCCTcgctcccccttctccctcctccctcctctcgcACACACACCCCCGCTTgggcctcctctctctctctctccggcTCCATTTTCTCCGCCGCCGGGGGCCGGGGTCTCCTGTGGGGGTGCCCAGGCGGCACCCCGGGTCTCCCCTTCAGTGCCGGGGTGAACCCCCGAAGGGAGCCGGGAGGCGGGTTGCCGGGCGGGGTTGGGGCGGAGGGAGCAGCGGCCCCAGCGAGTTTGGGGGGGAAGTCACCCGGCGGGGGGAGGGGCGAGCAGGGAGGGGGCCTCAGGGCCCCCCCCCAGCTATGGACGAGCGGCTGCTGGGGCCGCCCCCTCCGGGCGGGGGCCGTGGGGGTCTGGGGCTGGTAGGTGGGGAGCCCGGGGGCCCTGGCGAGCCTCCCGGTGGCGGAGACCCcggtggggggagtgggggggtcCCGGGAGGCCGAGGGAAGCAAGACATCGGGGACATTCTGCAACAGATAATGACCATCACCGACCAGAGCCTGGACGAGGCCCAGGCCAA GAAACACGCCCTAAACTGTCACCGAATGAAGCCTGCCCTGTTTAGTGTCCTGTGTGAAATCAAGGAGAAAACTG GCCTTAGCATTCGCAGCTCCCAAGAGGAGGAGCCAGTGGACCCACAGCTGATGCGCCTGGACAACATGCTTCTGGCAGAAGGTGTGGCTGGACCCGAGAAGGGGGGCGGCTCTGCAGCGGCAGCTGCAGCCGCGGCAGCCTCCGGAGGTGGCGTGTCCCCGGATAACTCCATCGAACACTCGGACTATCGAAGCAAGCTTGCCCAAATCCGCCACATCTACCACTCAGAACTGGAGAAGTATGAGCAG GCATGCAATGAATTCACAACTCATGTCATGAACCTGCTGAGGGAGCAGAGCCGCACTCGTCCTGTGGCCCCCAAGGAGATGGAGCGCATGGTGAGCATTATCCACCGGAAGTTCAGCGCCATCCAGATGCAGCTGAAGCAGAGCACCTGTGAGGCCGTCATGATCCTGCGCTCTCGATTCCTGGATGCCAG GCGAAAACGCCGGAACTTCAGCAAACAGGCCACTGAGGTCCTGAATGAATATTTCTACTCCCACCTGAGTAACCCCTACCCTAGTGAGGAAGCCAAAGAGGAGCTCGCCAAGAAGTGCGGCATCACCGTCTCTCAGGTACTCCGGGGGCTTCGGAGACGTTACTGGGAGAGGGGTCCTGGAGAAAGGGTTCCACTTGACCCTCTCCGCCCAACACCGCAGGTTTCCAACTGGTTTGGTAACAAGCGGATCCGCTATAAGAAAAACATCGGGAAGTTCCAAGAGGAGGCAAATATCTATGCTGTGAAGACAGCCGTGTCCGTCGCCCAGGGCGGCCACAGCCGCACCAGCTCTCCAACGCCCCCTTCCTCTGCAG GCTCTGGCGGCTCTTTCAATCTCTCAGGATCCGGAGACATGTTTCTGGGGATGCCCGGGCTCAATGGAGATTCCTACCCTGCTTCCCAG GTGGAATCTCTCCGACACTCGATGGGGCCAGCGAGCTATGGGGATAACATCGGGGGAGGCCAGATATATAGTCCTCGAGAAATGCGG GCCAATGGTGGCTGGCAGGAGGCTGTGACCCCGTCCTCGGTGACATCCCCGACAGAGGGACCAGGAAGTGTTCACTCTGACACCTCCAACTGA
- the Ager gene encoding advanced glycosylation end product-specific receptor precursor produces MPTGTVARAWVLVLALWGAVAGGQNITARIGEPLMLSCKGAPKKPTQKLEWKLNTGRTEAWKVLSPQGDPWDSVARILPNGSLLLPAIGIVDEGTFRCRATNRLGKEVKSNYRVRVYQIPGKPEIVNPASELTANVPNKVGTCVSEGSYPAGTLSWHLDGKPLIPDGKGTVVKEETRRHPETGLFTLRSELTVTPAQGGTTPTYSCSFSLGLPRHRPLNTAPIQPRVREPLPPEGIQLLVEPEGGTVAPGGTVTLTCAISAQPPPQIHWIKDGTPLPLAPSPVLLLPEVGHEDEGIYSCVATHPSHGPQESPPVNIRVTETGDEGQAAGSVDGSGLGTLALALGILGGLGIAALLIGAILWRKRQPRLEERKAPESQEDEEERAELNQSEEAEMPENGAGGP; encoded by the exons ATGCCAACGGGGACAGTAGCTAGAGCCTGGGTACTGGTTCTTGCTCTGTGGG GAGCCGTAGCTGGTGGTCAGAACATCACAGCCCGGATCGGAGAGCCACTTATGCTGAGCTGTAAGGGGGCCCCTAAGAAGCCAACCCAGAAGCTAGAATGGAAACTG aacacaggaaggactgaagcttgGAAGGTCCTCTCTCCCCAGGGAGACCCCTGGGACAGTGTGGCTCGAATCCTCCCCAATGGTTCACTCCTCCTTCCAGCTATCGGAATTGTCGATGAGGGGACTTTCCGGTGTCGGGCAACTAACAGGCTTGGGAAGGAGGTCAAGTCCAACTACCGAGTCCGAGTCTACC AGATTCCTGGGAAGCCGGAAATTGTGAATCCTGCCTCTGAACTCACAGCCAATGTCCCTAATAAG GTGGGGACGTGTGTGTCTGAGGGGAGCTACCCTGCAGGGACCCTTAGCTGGCACTTGGATGGGAAACCTCTGATTCCTGATGGCAAAG GGACAGTTGTGAAGGAGGAGACCAGGAGGCACCCTGAGACGGGACTCTTCACGCTTCGGTCAGAGCTCACAGTGACCCCAGCCCAAGGAGGGACCACTCCTACCTATTCCTGCAGCTTCAGCCTGGGCCTTCCTCGGCACAGACCCCTGAACACAGCCCCCATCCAGCCCCGAGTCAGGG AGCCCCTGCCTCCAGAGGGCATTCAGCTGTTGGTTGAGCCTGAAGGTGGAACAGTCGCTCCTGGTGGGACCGTGACCCTGACCTGTGCCATCTCTGCCCAGCCTCCCCCTCAAATCCACTGGATAAAAGAT GGCACACCCCTGCCCCTTGCCCCCAGCCCTGTGCTGCTCCTCCCTGAGGTAGGGCATGAGGATGAGGGCATCTACAGCTGCGTGGCCACCCACCCTAGCCATGGACCTCAGGAAAGCCCTCCTGTCAACATCAGGGTCACAG AAACCGGTGATGAAGGACAAGCTGCAG gctctgtggatgggtCTGGGCTGGGAACGCTAGCCCTGGCCTTAGGGATCCTGGGAGGCCTGGGAATAGCCGCTCTGCTCATTGGGGCCATCCTGTGGCGAAAACGACAACCCAGACTCGAGGAGAG GAAGGCCCCAGAAAGccaggaggacgaggaggaacgTGCAGAGCTGAATCAGTCAGAGGAAGCGGAAATGCCAGAGAATGGTGCAGGGGGACCTTAA
- the Ager gene encoding advanced glycosylation end product-specific receptor isoform X1, producing the protein MPTGTVARAWVLVLALWGAVAGGQNITARIGEPLMLSCKGAPKKPTQKLEWKLNTGRTEAWKVLSPQGDPWDSVARILPNGSLLLPAIGIVDEGTFRCRATNRLGKEVKSNYRVRVYQIPGKPEIVNPASELTANVPNKVGTCVSEGSYPAGTLSWHLDGKPLIPDGKGTVVKEETRRHPETGLFTLRSELTVTPAQGGTTPTYSCSFSLGLPRHRPLNTAPIQPRVREPLPPEGIQLLVEPEGGTVAPGGTVTLTCAISAQPPPQIHWIKDGTPLPLAPSPVLLLPEVGHEDEGIYSCVATHPSHGPQESPPVNIRVTGSVDGSGLGTLALALGILGGLGIAALLIGAILWRKRQPRLEERKAPESQEDEEERAELNQSEEAEMPENGAGGP; encoded by the exons ATGCCAACGGGGACAGTAGCTAGAGCCTGGGTACTGGTTCTTGCTCTGTGGG GAGCCGTAGCTGGTGGTCAGAACATCACAGCCCGGATCGGAGAGCCACTTATGCTGAGCTGTAAGGGGGCCCCTAAGAAGCCAACCCAGAAGCTAGAATGGAAACTG aacacaggaaggactgaagcttgGAAGGTCCTCTCTCCCCAGGGAGACCCCTGGGACAGTGTGGCTCGAATCCTCCCCAATGGTTCACTCCTCCTTCCAGCTATCGGAATTGTCGATGAGGGGACTTTCCGGTGTCGGGCAACTAACAGGCTTGGGAAGGAGGTCAAGTCCAACTACCGAGTCCGAGTCTACC AGATTCCTGGGAAGCCGGAAATTGTGAATCCTGCCTCTGAACTCACAGCCAATGTCCCTAATAAG GTGGGGACGTGTGTGTCTGAGGGGAGCTACCCTGCAGGGACCCTTAGCTGGCACTTGGATGGGAAACCTCTGATTCCTGATGGCAAAG GGACAGTTGTGAAGGAGGAGACCAGGAGGCACCCTGAGACGGGACTCTTCACGCTTCGGTCAGAGCTCACAGTGACCCCAGCCCAAGGAGGGACCACTCCTACCTATTCCTGCAGCTTCAGCCTGGGCCTTCCTCGGCACAGACCCCTGAACACAGCCCCCATCCAGCCCCGAGTCAGGG AGCCCCTGCCTCCAGAGGGCATTCAGCTGTTGGTTGAGCCTGAAGGTGGAACAGTCGCTCCTGGTGGGACCGTGACCCTGACCTGTGCCATCTCTGCCCAGCCTCCCCCTCAAATCCACTGGATAAAAGAT GGCACACCCCTGCCCCTTGCCCCCAGCCCTGTGCTGCTCCTCCCTGAGGTAGGGCATGAGGATGAGGGCATCTACAGCTGCGTGGCCACCCACCCTAGCCATGGACCTCAGGAAAGCCCTCCTGTCAACATCAGGGTCACAG gctctgtggatgggtCTGGGCTGGGAACGCTAGCCCTGGCCTTAGGGATCCTGGGAGGCCTGGGAATAGCCGCTCTGCTCATTGGGGCCATCCTGTGGCGAAAACGACAACCCAGACTCGAGGAGAG GAAGGCCCCAGAAAGccaggaggacgaggaggaacgTGCAGAGCTGAATCAGTCAGAGGAAGCGGAAATGCCAGAGAATGGTGCAGGGGGACCTTAA